A stretch of Microbacterium caowuchunii DNA encodes these proteins:
- a CDS encoding BON domain-containing protein: MSTPSDTDASVKTSVEDELRWSPDVDESRIGVAVQDGAVSLFGEVEDNSARLAAERAALRVHGVTAVALDLDVRPTSERRVSEEELAKEVQHALTWADNVPDTVKATVEKHKVTLSGEADWDFQREAAERAVRHMRGVHRVDNRITLTPRVSADDTEERIRQTLARNAQLKSSDVEAEVSGDRVILTGTVKSFSARRQAEQAAWGSPNVQDVENRIHVRPWRKGDGA; encoded by the coding sequence ATGAGCACCCCCAGCGACACCGACGCGAGCGTGAAGACCTCCGTGGAGGACGAACTCCGGTGGAGTCCCGACGTGGACGAGAGCCGGATCGGAGTGGCGGTCCAGGACGGCGCCGTCTCGCTGTTCGGCGAAGTGGAGGACAACTCGGCCCGGCTCGCCGCCGAGCGTGCCGCACTCCGGGTGCACGGCGTCACCGCCGTCGCGCTCGACCTGGACGTCCGGCCCACCTCGGAGCGCCGTGTGAGCGAGGAGGAGCTCGCGAAGGAGGTCCAGCACGCGCTCACCTGGGCCGACAACGTTCCGGATACCGTCAAGGCGACGGTCGAGAAGCACAAGGTCACCCTCTCCGGAGAGGCGGACTGGGACTTCCAGCGCGAGGCCGCCGAACGCGCGGTCCGGCACATGCGTGGTGTGCATCGGGTGGACAATCGCATCACCCTCACCCCACGGGTGTCCGCGGACGACACCGAGGAGCGGATCCGGCAGACCCTGGCGCGCAACGCGCAGTTGAAGAGTTCGGACGTCGAGGCGGAGGTCTCGGGCGATCGGGTCATCCTGACCGGGACGGTCAAATCCTTCAGCGCGCGGCGACAGGCGGAGCAGGCCGCCTGGGGCTCTCCGAACGTGCAGGACGTGGAAAACCGCATCCACGTGCGTCCGTGGCGCAAGGGCGACGGGGCGTGA
- a CDS encoding Hsp20/alpha crystallin family protein, with translation MARNLVRFDPLAGLDALRRELFDDALIPVTRGRIPTTDVYMEGDKSLIVEAHLPNFDEKDVTVTVDRGALVIQAERREKEEDKEKKYVIRESSSSFYRSIVLPEQADESKIAADFDKGVLKVTVPLKESASPRNISIGTSSSSS, from the coding sequence ATGGCGCGCAACCTCGTGAGATTCGACCCCCTGGCGGGCCTCGACGCACTGCGTCGAGAGCTCTTCGACGACGCCCTGATTCCCGTCACCCGGGGGAGGATCCCCACCACCGACGTGTACATGGAGGGCGACAAGTCCCTGATCGTCGAGGCGCATCTGCCCAACTTCGACGAGAAGGACGTGACCGTCACCGTCGACCGCGGCGCCCTGGTGATCCAGGCGGAGCGCCGGGAGAAGGAGGAGGACAAGGAGAAGAAATACGTCATCCGGGAGAGCAGCAGCAGCTTCTACCGGAGCATCGTCCTCCCCGAGCAGGCCGACGAGAGCAAGATCGCCGCGGACTTCGACAAGGGCGTACTGAAGGTCACCGTGCCGCTGAAGGAGAGCGCCTCCCCGCGGAACATCTCCATCGGTACATCCTCGTCGTCGTCCTGA
- a CDS encoding response regulator — protein sequence MTIHRPVAGAMIRIFVVDEQEIVRLGITNLTTTARDLEIVGEAGTARHAITRIAATSPDVVVLDVRLPDGNGMDICRIIRSERPRTRCLVFTADDRAYLGAIMAGASGYVLKSVRSDVFVAAIRRIAAGENLLPNVAELPTPGITHTPHDARQEPVLTTRQEQILRLLAEGMTNRQIGEQLTLSEKTIKNNVSVLLAKLGLERRTQAAVYGATHAPVPVDTPQPTRS from the coding sequence ATGACCATACACAGGCCGGTAGCCGGAGCCATGATCCGCATCTTCGTCGTCGATGAGCAGGAGATCGTGCGACTGGGCATCACGAACCTCACCACCACGGCCCGCGATCTCGAGATCGTGGGAGAGGCCGGCACCGCGCGGCACGCGATCACACGCATCGCCGCCACCAGCCCGGACGTCGTCGTCCTCGACGTGCGGCTGCCGGACGGGAACGGGATGGACATCTGCCGCATCATCCGATCCGAGCGGCCGCGTACCCGTTGCCTGGTCTTCACCGCGGATGATCGCGCCTATCTGGGCGCGATCATGGCGGGCGCCTCCGGGTACGTCCTCAAGAGCGTCCGCAGCGACGTGTTCGTGGCGGCGATCCGTCGCATCGCAGCCGGGGAGAACCTGCTGCCCAACGTGGCCGAACTGCCCACTCCCGGGATCACGCACACCCCGCACGATGCGCGCCAGGAACCGGTGCTGACGACCCGTCAGGAACAGATCCTCCGGCTGCTCGCGGAAGGAATGACCAACCGCCAGATCGGCGAACAGCTCACCCTTTCCGAGAAGACCATCAAGAACAACGTCTCCGTGCTGCTGGCGAAGCTCGGGCTCGAGCGTCGCACCCAGGCGGCGGTCTACGGTGCGACCCACGCTCCGGTCCCCGTGGACACGCCGCAGCCCACCCGGTCCTGA
- a CDS encoding cation-translocating P-type ATPase: MTGAAGPTQGGFELPEPSHTDADAVARAFVVDPDVGLSEEQVILRREAAGTNELRRARKQSIWRRVGLLLTEPLTLLLLAAVVVSAVAWVLEGAHGAPIDAIVIFAIIVLNAVLSLVQESRAEKAVEALSAMTRSRSTVLRGGAQVGLPSADLVPGDILLLAEGDQVGADGRLLRANGLQVAEASLTGESVAVDKQTGTLPGDAPLPLGERSNMVFKGTAVTRGTGRAIVTATGMSTEMGAIATMLEHAGTDTTPLQREVNRLGRTLGRIVVAIAVVVVLTISLLQGISTPSEFVAVLLLGVSLAVAAVPEGLPAVLSVVLALGVQRMAKRNAVVKKLSSVETLGSASVICTDKTGTLTTNQMTIERIVTASGTAEVTGIGYEPIGRVTQGGADLRPGALAQEVSEVLLVGSLANDAQLAERDGAWQIVGDPTEAAFLVAARKLPAAVQRSEGYVRVGEVPFTSERKMMSVAVRAEDGALTICTKGAPDVLLGHCTRVQVGEGTVPLDDAGRARILAEVDVLSAAALRTLGVAYRRSLRAEDSGSTGAVPLDDADEHDLVYVGTVGMIDPPRPEARPAIAEAHAAGIRVIMITGDHPATAARIAADLGIVPAGGDAVSGASLDAMDEERLRDTVRRTSVFARVAPEHKLRIVDALQADGLIVAMTGDGVNDAPALTSADIGIAMGITGTEVTKEAADMILADDDFATIVHAVREGRVIFDNIRKFLRYLLYSNMGEVLTVFFGIVLAGVLGFTGAADGEIVLPLLATQILWINLVTDTGPALAMGVDPEIDDVMARRPRLLTDHAVDGGMWAGIVVTGLVIALVTLTTMDIFLPAGLIPGGADDLDTARTAGFTTLVLAGLITAFNARSTTASAARGLFSNPLLWGAVLLAVALQIAVVYLPPLQTAFGTSPLRGDHWLVCIGMASCVLWVEEVRKAWVRGAHRRRARDAAAPHRTKAPIG; this comes from the coding sequence ATGACCGGCGCCGCGGGCCCCACGCAGGGCGGTTTCGAACTCCCCGAGCCGTCGCACACGGATGCGGACGCCGTCGCCCGGGCGTTCGTCGTGGACCCGGATGTCGGCCTCTCCGAGGAGCAGGTGATCCTCCGCAGGGAGGCGGCCGGAACGAACGAGCTCAGACGCGCCCGGAAGCAATCCATCTGGCGTCGCGTCGGCCTCCTCCTCACCGAGCCGTTGACGCTGCTTCTCCTCGCCGCGGTCGTGGTGTCCGCCGTCGCGTGGGTGCTGGAGGGGGCGCACGGGGCGCCGATCGACGCGATCGTCATCTTCGCGATCATCGTCCTGAACGCCGTGCTCAGCCTCGTCCAGGAGTCCCGGGCGGAGAAGGCGGTGGAGGCACTCTCCGCCATGACCCGCTCGCGCTCGACCGTGCTGCGCGGTGGGGCGCAGGTCGGACTCCCCAGCGCCGATCTCGTGCCGGGCGACATCCTCCTCCTCGCCGAGGGCGACCAGGTCGGCGCGGACGGCCGTCTCCTCCGGGCGAACGGCCTCCAGGTCGCGGAGGCGTCGCTGACCGGCGAGAGCGTGGCCGTGGACAAGCAGACCGGCACCCTCCCGGGTGACGCGCCCCTCCCCCTCGGCGAGCGATCGAACATGGTCTTCAAGGGGACGGCCGTCACCCGCGGCACCGGGCGCGCCATCGTCACCGCGACGGGCATGTCCACCGAGATGGGTGCGATCGCGACGATGCTGGAGCACGCCGGTACCGACACCACGCCCCTTCAGCGGGAGGTGAACCGGCTCGGACGCACCCTGGGCCGGATCGTCGTGGCGATCGCCGTCGTGGTCGTGCTCACGATCTCCCTGCTCCAGGGCATCAGCACACCCTCGGAGTTCGTGGCGGTCCTCCTGCTCGGCGTCTCCCTCGCGGTCGCCGCCGTGCCGGAGGGCCTGCCCGCAGTCCTGTCCGTCGTCCTCGCTCTGGGCGTGCAGCGGATGGCGAAGCGCAACGCCGTGGTCAAGAAGCTCTCGAGTGTCGAGACGCTGGGTTCCGCATCCGTGATCTGCACCGACAAGACGGGCACGCTGACCACGAATCAGATGACGATCGAGCGGATCGTGACGGCTTCCGGCACGGCGGAGGTCACCGGCATCGGATACGAGCCGATCGGTCGGGTCACGCAGGGAGGTGCGGATCTCCGCCCGGGAGCGCTCGCCCAGGAGGTGTCCGAGGTCCTCCTCGTCGGATCCCTGGCCAACGACGCCCAGCTCGCCGAACGCGACGGCGCCTGGCAGATCGTGGGCGACCCGACCGAGGCGGCCTTCCTCGTCGCCGCGCGCAAGCTGCCCGCCGCGGTCCAACGCAGCGAGGGGTACGTGCGGGTGGGCGAGGTCCCGTTCACGTCCGAGCGGAAGATGATGTCCGTCGCCGTGCGCGCGGAGGACGGCGCTCTGACGATCTGCACGAAGGGCGCGCCGGATGTGCTCCTCGGGCACTGCACGCGGGTGCAGGTGGGCGAGGGCACCGTCCCCCTCGACGATGCGGGGCGGGCGCGTATCCTCGCGGAGGTCGACGTACTCTCGGCCGCGGCCCTGCGCACCCTCGGCGTCGCCTACCGCAGGAGTCTCCGGGCGGAGGACTCCGGCAGCACGGGGGCGGTCCCGCTCGACGACGCCGACGAACACGATCTCGTCTACGTCGGGACGGTCGGGATGATCGACCCGCCTCGCCCGGAGGCGCGTCCGGCGATCGCCGAGGCCCATGCCGCCGGCATCCGGGTCATCATGATCACCGGCGACCACCCTGCCACGGCGGCACGCATAGCCGCTGACCTCGGCATCGTCCCCGCGGGCGGCGACGCCGTCAGCGGCGCGAGCCTCGACGCCATGGATGAGGAGCGGTTGCGCGACACCGTGCGGCGCACGTCGGTGTTCGCCCGCGTCGCCCCCGAGCACAAGCTCCGCATCGTCGACGCCCTGCAGGCGGACGGGCTCATCGTGGCGATGACCGGCGACGGGGTGAACGACGCCCCCGCCCTGACCTCCGCCGACATCGGGATCGCGATGGGGATCACCGGGACGGAAGTGACCAAGGAAGCCGCGGACATGATCCTCGCGGATGACGACTTCGCCACGATCGTCCACGCGGTCCGCGAGGGGAGGGTGATCTTCGACAACATCCGGAAGTTCCTCCGATACCTGCTGTACTCGAACATGGGCGAGGTGCTCACCGTCTTCTTCGGCATCGTCCTGGCCGGCGTGCTGGGGTTCACCGGGGCGGCCGACGGGGAGATCGTCCTCCCCCTGCTGGCGACGCAGATCCTGTGGATCAACCTCGTCACCGACACGGGACCCGCGCTCGCGATGGGGGTGGACCCCGAGATCGACGACGTCATGGCACGCAGGCCCCGCCTGCTGACCGACCATGCCGTGGATGGGGGGATGTGGGCGGGCATCGTCGTGACCGGTCTCGTGATCGCCCTCGTGACGCTCACGACCATGGACATCTTCCTCCCGGCCGGCCTGATCCCGGGAGGCGCGGACGATCTCGACACGGCCCGCACCGCGGGATTCACCACCCTCGTGCTCGCCGGCCTGATCACGGCGTTCAACGCCCGGTCGACCACGGCCAGCGCCGCGCGCGGACTGTTCTCGAACCCTCTCCTGTGGGGTGCCGTCCTCCTCGCGGTCGCGCTGCAGATCGCGGTGGTCTACCTGCCGCCACTGCAGACCGCCTTCGGCACCTCGCCCCTCCGCGGCGACCACTGGCTGGTGTGCATCGGGATGGCGTCGTGCGTCCTCTGGGTCGAGGAGGTGCGGAAAGCCTGGGTGCGCGGCGCGCACCGTCGACGTGCACGGGATGCGGCCGCGCCCCACAGGACCAAGGCCCCTATCGGGTGA
- a CDS encoding VIT1/CCC1 transporter family protein, producing the protein MTGAAASGKEASDLAARLNRLRAAVLGANDGIVSVAAVVVGVSGASAASSHVITAGTAALIGGAISMAVGEYVSVSSQRDTERSVIDRERRRLTDSPAQALDDLARVYRDKGLSDATARTVAEELTRHDDLAAHLDAEYRMSEGGVVSAWAAAFASGIAFVVGAVLPMAAILLPPPALRVPVTFVTVLLALAVTGAAAARMGGAAPLRGMVRTVVGGALALAATWAVGSLLDTTGLV; encoded by the coding sequence ATGACCGGGGCAGCCGCAAGCGGGAAGGAAGCGTCGGATCTCGCGGCACGCCTGAACCGTCTACGGGCCGCCGTCCTCGGGGCCAACGACGGGATCGTCTCGGTCGCGGCCGTCGTCGTCGGGGTCTCCGGCGCGAGCGCGGCTTCCTCGCATGTCATCACCGCGGGCACAGCGGCCCTGATCGGCGGAGCGATCTCGATGGCGGTGGGCGAGTACGTGTCCGTCAGCAGTCAGCGCGACACCGAACGGAGCGTGATCGACAGAGAGCGGCGCCGCCTCACCGACTCCCCCGCGCAGGCCCTGGATGACCTCGCCCGGGTGTACCGGGACAAAGGCCTGTCCGATGCGACCGCACGGACGGTCGCGGAGGAGCTCACCCGGCACGACGATCTCGCCGCTCACCTGGATGCGGAGTACCGGATGAGCGAAGGGGGCGTGGTGAGTGCCTGGGCTGCCGCGTTCGCCTCGGGTATCGCCTTCGTCGTCGGTGCCGTGCTGCCGATGGCGGCGATCCTCCTTCCACCGCCCGCCCTTCGAGTCCCGGTGACGTTCGTGACGGTGCTGCTGGCGCTCGCGGTGACCGGCGCGGCGGCCGCCAGGATGGGAGGAGCGGCACCGCTGCGGGGAATGGTCCGCACCGTGGTCGGCGGCGCGCTCGCGCTGGCAGCCACGTGGGCTGTCGGGTCGCTCCTCGACACGACCGGCTTGGTCTGA
- a CDS encoding Hsp20/alpha crystallin family protein, producing MQRDPYPAAAPLLLHAVPRELETDGADPDSTTRSPTTDIYVEPDGALIIETHLPQFAEPDVTVTVGGGGLVIEAELPDADAATREYVLRESAAGFEHAITLPEGFDVGRMSDSFVCGVLRVRVPLTDASEGVRETPA from the coding sequence ATGCAGCGTGACCCGTATCCGGCTGCCGCACCGCTCCTGCTCCACGCCGTGCCCCGCGAGCTGGAGACGGATGGTGCCGACCCCGACTCGACGACACGATCGCCCACCACGGACATCTACGTCGAGCCCGACGGTGCGCTGATCATCGAGACGCATCTGCCGCAGTTCGCCGAACCCGACGTCACCGTCACGGTCGGCGGCGGCGGACTCGTGATCGAGGCGGAGCTTCCCGACGCCGACGCCGCGACGAGGGAGTACGTGCTCCGCGAGAGCGCCGCAGGGTTCGAGCACGCGATCACGCTGCCGGAGGGCTTCGACGTCGGACGGATGTCGGACAGCTTCGTGTGCGGTGTGCTGCGCGTGCGGGTCCCGCTCACGGACGCATCTGAGGGCGTCAGGGAGACGCCCGCGTGA
- a CDS encoding DEAD/DEAH box helicase has protein sequence MSTPESGAPAEAAPADEPQSFSDLGLDAAVLKALKDVGYETPSAIQAATIPPLLQGRDVIGMAQTGTGKTAAFALPVLSQLDVSQQKPQALVLAPTRELALQVCEAFERYAAHLRGVRVLPIYGGQGYGTQLSALRRGVHVVVGTPGRIMDHLEKGTLDLSELKFLVLDEADEMLKMGFAEDVETILGSTPAEKQVALFSATMPAQIRRISQQYLRDPEEITVKNKTATSANITQRYLIVSYPQKVDALTRILEVENFEGMIVFVRTKNETETLAEKLRARGYTAAAISGDVAQAQREKTVNQLKSGKLDILVATDVAARGLDVDRISHVVNFDLPIDTESYVHRIGRTGRAGRTGDAISFVTPRERRMLTAIEKATRQPLTQMQLPSVDDVNATRLTRFDDAITAALEQSDRIDRFRDIINHYVQHHDVPEADVAAALALVAQGESPLLLSAEDERAQRFERDDRPARADGADRPERRPRPGNSSLVKYRLAVGRRHKVEPRQIVGALANEGGLKREDFGQIDIRPDFSLVELPADLPGDVLDRLSGTRISGRLIEMRLDRGAPGGRRDRERAPRHS, from the coding sequence ATGTCAACACCTGAGTCCGGCGCGCCCGCAGAGGCCGCCCCCGCCGACGAGCCGCAGTCCTTTTCCGATCTGGGGCTCGACGCCGCGGTACTCAAGGCGCTGAAAGACGTCGGATACGAAACCCCCTCCGCCATCCAGGCCGCCACCATCCCGCCCCTCCTGCAGGGGCGCGATGTGATCGGCATGGCCCAGACCGGCACGGGCAAGACCGCGGCCTTCGCGCTGCCCGTGCTCTCGCAGCTCGACGTGTCGCAGCAGAAGCCGCAGGCCCTCGTCCTGGCGCCCACGCGTGAGCTCGCGCTCCAGGTCTGCGAGGCGTTCGAACGCTACGCCGCCCACCTCCGCGGCGTCCGGGTGCTCCCCATCTACGGAGGCCAGGGCTACGGCACCCAGCTGTCTGCCCTCCGTCGCGGCGTGCACGTCGTCGTGGGCACCCCCGGTCGCATCATGGACCACCTGGAGAAGGGCACGCTCGACCTCTCCGAGCTGAAGTTCCTCGTGCTCGACGAGGCCGACGAGATGCTCAAGATGGGCTTCGCCGAGGACGTCGAGACGATTCTCGGGTCCACGCCCGCGGAGAAGCAGGTCGCCCTGTTCTCCGCCACCATGCCGGCCCAGATCCGCCGGATCTCGCAGCAGTACCTGCGCGACCCGGAAGAGATCACGGTCAAGAACAAGACCGCCACCTCGGCGAACATCACCCAGCGCTACCTGATCGTCTCGTACCCGCAGAAGGTCGACGCACTCACCCGCATCCTCGAGGTCGAGAACTTCGAGGGCATGATCGTGTTCGTCCGCACGAAGAACGAGACCGAGACGCTGGCCGAGAAACTGCGTGCCCGCGGCTACACCGCCGCCGCCATCAGCGGTGACGTCGCGCAGGCCCAGCGTGAGAAGACCGTCAACCAGCTGAAGTCGGGCAAGCTCGACATCCTGGTGGCGACCGACGTCGCCGCGCGCGGCCTGGATGTCGATCGCATCAGCCACGTGGTGAACTTCGACCTCCCCATCGACACCGAGTCGTATGTGCACCGCATCGGCCGCACCGGACGCGCCGGCCGGACGGGCGACGCGATCAGCTTCGTCACCCCCCGTGAGCGCCGGATGCTCACCGCGATCGAGAAGGCGACCCGCCAGCCGCTCACCCAGATGCAGCTGCCGAGCGTCGACGACGTCAACGCGACCCGGCTCACCCGCTTCGACGACGCGATCACGGCCGCCCTGGAGCAGTCCGACCGGATCGACCGCTTCCGCGACATCATCAACCACTACGTGCAGCACCATGACGTCCCCGAGGCGGATGTGGCCGCCGCCCTGGCCCTCGTCGCGCAGGGAGAGTCGCCGCTGCTTCTGTCCGCGGAGGACGAGCGGGCGCAGCGTTTCGAGCGGGATGACCGGCCCGCTCGTGCGGACGGCGCGGACCGTCCGGAGCGGCGCCCCCGTCCCGGCAACTCCTCGCTCGTGAAGTACCGTCTCGCGGTCGGACGCCGGCACAAGGTCGAGCCCCGGCAGATCGTGGGCGCCCTCGCCAACGAAGGCGGCCTCAAACGCGAGGACTTCGGCCAGATCGACATCCGTCCTGACTTCTCACTCGTCGAGTTGCCCGCAGACCTCCCCGGCGATGTCCTGGACCGGCTGAGCGGCACCCGCATCAGCGGCCGACTCATCGAGATGCGCCTGGACCGCGGTGCACCCGGCGGTCGTCGCGACCGGGAGCGGGCTCCCCGACACAGCTGA